TTTCACAAACGAGAATAAGTTGGAAAATATTAGTGCAATTTAATCACCACAGGGGTGATTTATAGATACACCgacagtaaacaaaacagtaaaaaaaaaaataaaaaaaaaaaaaccagcattttactttttttaaatggcacCCATTAAAGACTGAAATAGTCAAAATTTGAGACACTGTTACACGCTCAGTACTTCAAAAGTTCACGGACAACACTGAATTAAAAGGCACTTTAAAAAATCTAGTTTTTCACTACCACTTGGGAAAAAACTTCATGGTAGCAGTTTCTAAAATCCATCCCTGTTGATAAGGGACAGTTAGTGTTGGCACCAGAGGATCCTTTTTGCAAACAGCAGGTGGAGGAGTCAGTCCACGTACTTCGGCCAGGGCTGTCCTGTATTCTTAGTCTCCAGCCTTCTGTGGCTAAATGGTGGTAACTCACATAGGTACAGGCTTTGGACCACAAGCTCTGGCTTATCAGGAAGCAATCTAGGTGAGACGTCTTGTGATTGAGAATACAGAAGTCCATTTCCACTTCATATGAAAAGGACAGTGTCAGAGGGTGGGGTTACCCAGTGAATAGCGCGGTAGCCATGATTTCACTTTACCCCTATAGTTTTTAACAAGCACGTTCCGTGTGTGTGGATGTGCGGAAAGTTGGGCTTGGGGGACATGGTAAAAAGGGAGTAACATCTGTGACTGTTGGCAACAGGCTCACAAGTTGGACATTGGTCTTGCCAAGTCAGCCTGCAGAGGGGCTGACCTGTTGGCCTTCCTACCTACTCAAGTGCTTCAGGCTCCCATACCTGCCTCCTGCCTGAGATTTCTGATTGGAAGTCGGTAGATAGGAGAATTCAACGTTGGCACACGGATGAAAGGATGAGGCAAAGGACCAGTGGGTTATCTAGCAAACAGTGAAGAACTGCCGACCCACAACAATTTTCCAAGGCCAGTGTCACAAGAAATTATTTTGAGAACCGAGTCATCACTTGCTTCTGCTGACCCAGGAAGTGTGGATACTGCCCTTAGTGGTTGGACAGGTGGGGAGCCCACCTCCATCAGGGCCAGGCAGGTGCCCCACTACTTATCACTTTGGGCTTGCGTTCAAACCGCCGTGCTGCTGACAGAGGTCTGACAGGATCCAATAGTCATTATTACAAGAAAAGTGCTTTTGCCAAAGGGGCAGGTTAGAAGAGGGAGGTAATCTGAATACTCTTTAGAAAAACTCAAAGCCATCTGCTTATCAGTACCCAAAAGGCTGAGGCCACCCAGGGCACAGTTTGGTCCACAGAATACTGGAGTGGAGGAGGCAGCTAGTGTGGGGAGGCACCCTTACTGCTTGACTCCCGGGAGCACTTAACCATCCTTTTTGGTCGGGGGAGCATCAAAGAGCCGGGCTGCCTTCTTGCACAGCAGAGAGAACCAGTAGATCTGGGGAGCGATGAGGATGGCATTGGCCACGTTGCAGTGGTAAGGGATACTGAACAGCACCTGGAGCAGGCTCAGTCCCTGCTGTCGGCCATAGGACCAGTACATGAAGGGGAAGAGAAGGATCCGACAGGAGAAAAAGGTGGTCAGCGTGAGGATTCCGTTCACCTTGTACAGCAGGGTGTGCTGCTGCTTTAGCTgcaaaagaagagggaaggggaatTTGCAGGGTCACCTTCGGGGAATGACTGGCCTGAGTCCCACGATGTCAAGGCTAAGCCTCTCCGTTTCTGACACTTGTAGAAAAGCTGATTGAGTGCTGccgtatgtatatatgcatagaGCCTTGTATTTTTTCCAGCAGTGATGTTAAATTTGACCTAAGCCACCCAGCTGACAGTAGCCCCAGAACAGGAGCCCTGGATGAGAAAAATCTGTGGCCAGGAAAAGTATATATAAAGGACTGGGTCAAATTTGAATCAAATGTAGTTTGGTCCCCTCTGGCTCGGAATACCAACTGACATTTCAGTCTGTTCATGGTTCTCCTACCCGCCTACTCGTAGCACTAAGGGGGTGTCTCCAGACCCTGCAGTCTACCAGGGTAGAGCAGAGTCAGTTCCCTCAGTACTGTCTCTGCCACTTGGTTCATACGTGCCTGAATCAGAACTCTGCCCAGCGACACAAATGGAGTGCTCAGTTCTGCCGTGAAGATGCAGCCAACAAAGAAGTCCCCAAGCTCTCCCCTAAGCCTCTGCagatgaaaagagaagaaagagagaaaaacaatagAAGTTAAGGAACCTCGGAAGGAAAATTCTACCTGGGGCTATTGAAAAGGGCAACCACATAGGGAAAGGGAAGTGCTTAGTGGGCCAGCGCAGCCCAGTTCATTCCCCACGGCCTCCAGAGCAGTGGTGCTCAGAGGTCAAATCCCCAGGGTCCAGAGGCAGCTGCAGGTGGGCTGATTGCATCACACACCGAGCTTCTCTGAATTTCCACATCAGCCGAAAGCTGCAGCCTACTTCTGGGTCTATAACTCGTTCACTTGGCCAAGGGCACTTAAGCCAGTTCAGTTCAACAAaatatgtgccaggccctgtgctagatAGTAGGGTCCCAGCACAATCAGGAGAGACTTGTTAAAGGTAATGCACTCTGCCTCTCTTTTCATCCTTGGAAGAAAGCAAGAGAGCATAGAATAGCGGTTCTGTGTCTTAGTACCACTGGGTGAGGGaagtcagtttcttcatctaggATATAGGACTAACAATTTCTAATTcttatttctgattatttctaaTAATTCCTAATGATCATTCAAAGGCTATGAGTTTTAAATCAAGCACCTGTCACCTGGTAGACACTCAGGAATGACTAGTTTCCTCTCTGTATTCTCATGTCTCTTCCTTGTTGGTGGGgcttttttaaatgggaaaaagtaTATCTGGGGAGATATTTATGAGGCTATTTGCTTTGAGAGTCTGTGCTTTTGGGACATCAAAATAATGCAGACAGCCCTCTCTGGGCATTGGTAGAGCAGATAACCAGTTGACTGAGCCactcttatttctttaaaacaatttttatgttgttttgtcTTGTACATTGTTTTTATATTGTGTGAACTAAAGGCAGAACCTTGGACAGGTGCTATGGAATCACAGGGGGCTGGGGGATTGCTGGTAAAGGGGGTCTCAAACATTTCAGATTGAATTCCTTTCTACACGATGTGCCTGGTGGAATGGGGTGTTTCACTGTGGAAGCAGCTGGCCAGAGGGCAGGGGGTTgcaggaggaaagggaaagaaaggaggggcaATCTGACTCCTAAGTAATGGGATGCCCAGTTCAACAGGAGAAACAAGTGCCTGAGCCTGCTGGTGGCTGTCCTGGGAGGCCATTACCTGTGCGACCGGCACAAGGACAAAGAGAATGACTGCGTGGTGTGTGATCATGAGGCGGTTTTTACTTAGGAAGTTTCGGAAAATGGTGAGGGAATGTCTGCTGTTTTGGTCCCCGGTTCGGTACCATTCACAGAGGTACATGGCGTAGGCGTCATAGATCATGTATGGAATCAAAAACCAGACATATTCTCGAGCAAGCCAGTGCCTGAAAGAGAGCATAAGGATGGTCCGTGGAGTAATTATGGGTATCATTTAGGGGGGCACAAAGCCAACCTCTTCTTAAAACACATTTGCTTCAGCTTTGTATTTAATTATCTGTTTTCTCTCCAAATACTTTACCATGAAGATGCTGAAACTGACAGATAAGGAGAGTGAACAAATTACAGGGCAGACTCGTAAGTGTCCAAGGCAGAAAGCAAGAACTCACTCAGCACCACATGTCACTATTTGCCTGATTTTGATACTCATTTGTAATGGACTTTCTGGTATTTTGTGATGTAAGCTGACTTTGATATAGATATCTCTACCAATGATTCAACAGCCCCACCAAGAAACTGGTTTGGAAGGTGGCCCAAATCTCAAATCCAATATTTCCAGTTTAACTCCACTCAGTTACTCAACAGTTGGGAGTTTCCTCTTGCATCTGTTTGCAGCCCCATTTTAGGGAGGTTCTGGGCAGCAACCCTGCCTAGTTTCCTTACAATTCTACAGCTAAACCCAATTTCactcattaagaaaaatatgtctgGAAATGAGCCCAGAGTTCAGGGACTACCTTACAGCAGTCAGGTGCCAGAAGAGAAGCTAGGACAAGAGACAGTGTTCCTATTTACTCGTCCAGAGGGGTGAAGTCAATATTAGCTGAGTCAAAATTTATCACTGTCCCAGAGCAGATTAGAAGGGAAGTCTCTATAATTTCCAAAACTTTATTCCCAAATGATAAATAATCTCTCTACAGaaaatacatgtgaaaaaaaCCTAAATTGAAATTATGTACTATCCTGGGAAGGATTAGATCCACTAAGTCAACAGAGTTCTGTCGAGCACCCGTGCTTACCACAGCATaaccaaataataaaaaaacaataaaacaggtAACAGCAAATTTAATATACATGCAGGCAAATTAATTAGCCAAGTTCCACTGAGGCAAAAAGATGCAGTATTTATTCTACTGCCCATCTGTGGTGTCCAGTGCTTTCTTGAAGCAATTCCTAGTAAAATAACTATGAAGAGCTACTGAAAGCTCAGCTGAAATATAGCTGACCACTTCCCTTGAATGGAGCCTAAGGTTTTAATATTTTGCACATACTACCAGTTCAATAAGATGTGAAATTGTGGCTGTTAGTTGAATTCCCTGAAAAGTTGTTAGTGAGAGATCTGGTTTGTAACCTTAGCTACCAGTAGCCTGGACCTtagctttctttataaaatgaagataatcatctttgtcttatttccttggcaaagttattgtgaagattaaaaaaaactagaTGTGTGAAAGTCCCTTTAAATGTAAAAAGTACTATCCACATTAAAGTGTTTAAATTGAGAGACTGCCTCGAGCTGTGACCCTCAGCCTTTTTAGGGATCTGGATCTCTAagaatctgatgaaataattttgGGGGATTCACAGATACCCTCTCCTATCTATAGATGTTCTATATGAAggcataaaatgaaaagacacataataggaaaacatttgggtGTACAGAATATGAACTCcaaaaggcctttttttttttttgatgatctAGGTGACTTTAGAGCATCCTTGTGCATCCATGTAAGGTGAGGGCACAAAAAGGTGGTGTCTGTCTACATTTTGCAAGCAGAGAATGTAAGGCATAAAGATACACAAAAGGAGGAGGACCCTGCAAGCCAAAGTCAGGTTTGCTACCAGGCTCAAGCCACTAAGACACGGCTTCTGAGGGGAGAACAGTGCTATGGAACTGAAAGTTAATTGTGCCCAGATCTCTTTCTGAAATGTGTAGCAGCTGCCTGCTGCTTGCCCTCAAGTCAGCTCCTGTCAATGCTGTGGGGCTGCATTTGTCTTAGTTTAATCTCTGCAAATGAAGCAGGTTTCAAGTTTGACCTGATAAACTGGAGGCAGTGACGGAGCTTGCTGCATGATCagaaaatgctcaattaaaaacTGAACCCAGCCAAGCAAATGCTGTTAGCCCTTGGTGTAAGCAATCAAAGTCATTTGACTATCTTCTCAGCATCTACAATTCATCGCCAATAACTAGTTTTGTCTAAAAAAAGgcataagaaaaaaagcacaagaaCCATGATGGCAGGATTAACCCCAAGTAAGATCCAGGCACTAAATTTGCAGGTCACAGTGAGACAGATGCCCCCCTCAGGCTTCCCTCCCATTCCAGCCTCAACAGGTGGAAAAGCAGGACACTTTGCAGAGTCAACATAAGAAAAGGATCAGAAAAGGCTATTAACTTTCCCTGCACATCTGACCATCGCTCTTCAACTTGTGAGGAAGGGGGTGGTTCTAGGAGGACAGGTGAAAAGGATGGCTTTAAAAGGAGGTGGGTGGGACCACCACTGCCCAGGTCTAAATACTATACAAAGTACACCTGTCTGGCATTTGATTTGTTTCTCTGGATGCACATTTCCTGTCCTGCCTCTGGACTGAGCTCTAAAACACATACAATTCAGTTTTCTGAAAGTTCCACAAAACTCATCACCTTTAACAAATCCAGAGGAAAAATAAGAGCAGCATTTGTAAGGAAAGGGGTGATGGATCTGTTCCTTTCCATAGAAGGGCTCTGCAACCACACTGGATACATCTTGGCCAGTAAATGCTCCAGAGTAGGGGCCCCACTGAGATCATTTAAAGGAAGCTAAAGCCGTACTTCCACTTTTGAATAATTTTCACACTGATCTGTCCCACAAAGAACTTGGATTGATAGACCACACGGTCCTCTAACACAGCACCTTAAATCAGACTTAGACTCTCTCATTCTGTAGCATTTCTTCAGTTTACCTTCTCCTAAGCTAGCAATGCTGAAAGAggtgagaagaggagggaactgaTTATGGTGCCCAAATTTTACCCATTAATCAGCTACCTGACAGTATATGCTGATAAAGAACTAGCGCCTGTGAGCCACTCGAATATGGAAACTTTGAAAAAGTTAAGCCCTGTGATTTGTGCAGCTTTCACCTGGCATTGAATGTTACCTGTCGGAGACCACGTTTCTACAGGAACGGATGATGATGATCCCGGACCCGGTGGCCAACACAGCCTGCACTGAAGAAACCAGCCTAAAGAGGGGCAGAAAACAAAAAGGGAGGCGGGGGACGCGCTCAATCCCGTCCTGTGGACATAAAGCCGGAACTCCACCTGACTTTCCCTAGGCAGCCAGGGAGCGGAGGAAAATGGTAGGGCCGCCAGCGCGCTCCCGACCCCCAAGGCAGCTAGCAGATGTCGGCAGCACGGAGATGTCCCTCCCGATGCTCATCGGTGTGGGCGGCCTCCCACCCTCCCGCCTCCTCCgtctccttccctcctgggcAGGACGCACAGGGTCTTCGGAGCTCTGGGGCCAGCGCCGCAGAGGGGGCGAGAACCGTGGAGGCAGCCCCCTCGCTTCCTGTTGCCCCCCTTTTCCGCCCTGGGTTCCGCGCGGGGCCGGCGCAACCGGGCAGGGGGgccgggcgggcggcgggcgcggcCTCGCCCCGTACCTGGTGCTGATCATCACGCAGTCACTGTGGGTCCAGGCGGGCCGCGCGCGCCGCAGCCCCCAGGTGCAGAGCCCGAAGAGCCCCGGGAAGAAGAGCGAGCCCCAGGCCAGCGGCAGCAGCATGGGTGCTCGGGCTCGGCCGCCTCGCTTGGCGCCCTCGGCGTGGCTCGGTCGGCTCCGCGCGGCTCCGGGACTGGCGCGGCCCGCCCGCCGCTATTTCTAccctccgcccccgccccggccccgtcCCACCGCGActccggccgccgccgggcgctgGCCCCAAGCCCGCGGCGCCACTCTCCGCGTGACCAGGCCGCGAACCGCGATAGGCGCGggcgggccgggcggggcggggtctcgccgccgccgcccctgGGCCGGGAGGCTTCCTCGGGTTCCCTGGCCAGCCGGCGAGTGGGCGGCGGCGGGAGCTGCTGTTCGTCGGGCCCCGAGTGCGCCGACCCTGCGCCCACGACCAGCGGCGCGCGAGTGGCCGCCGCCGGGCGGAGGCCGTGGAGGCAGTGCCGAGGCTCTCGGGGCTTCTGTTCCGTCACGGCGaacgcctccccctcccccggggaCCCGCCTGGCGGACGAACTGCCCCGCACCTGCCCAcgaccctccttccctccccagccccgggcGAGGCGATGCAGGCGGGTGGGGGAGGCCCCGAGAAAGCCAGGTAGGAAAAGGCACCGGGTCGAGACCCCTGACCGCCGGGGTGGGGCGAGTCTGTGGAGCAGGGACAAGCCTGGGTGCGAACGGTGCGGTGGGCATCTCTCcggggggaaggaaggggagggcgGGTGGGTTTGTGGCTATCTGCCCGCCTGGCTTATCTACCAAGCACTCTTGCTTCCAAATGGGAGCCTTAAGGAAATGGCCTTTCTGCCCGCCAAAGATGGCTTTTCCGTGTCCTGCCAACTGCTGGAATTTCTCCAGAGGAGCATCGCTCTGAAAAACATGAAATCCTGCTACAGAATCCAGCAGTTCCTTAAAGTACACATCGAGGTGGAATATCACGGCTGCAGACTTTTCTGTGGTACTGCCGTACTGCGGTACTGTCTTTTGGCTTTGGGTCAAGATACGATCCAGTCTTGGTgactgtgttgttgttgttgacagTGTCATTCTTATTTAAAAGTTCTTGGGCCAGATGCCCTGAACTTGAATGGATTGGAATCAAGTCATTTTCACTCAGCACCGATCACATAGCACCAATACAGTAACTGTAATATTACTGGCTTCTCTTGGGACTGGCCAGAGTTTTACTTTGGTCTGTATCTTCCTCAGTTTACAAATGTGGAGGGAATACAATTCATTTGTGTCTACTGCAGTTGAAAGGTACATGGGTCTCGTCAAGTCACCATCACGCAAGTGCTGACCAAAACCCCATGAGAGAGTTTTGAAACAGCTGTTTCCTGGggccactgtttcctcatttgtgaaatgaagagGCTGAATTACAAGCTCTCTGAGGTTCTTCCAGCTCTTAAATTCTCATGATTCTGTGACTTTTGTAAGGAAACAGATGATTTCTGTTAGATGCCAATTAAATTTCTCTAACATGGCAGTTGCTGGTGTAGAAGCAGACAAAGAGTAAACACAGCTTTTAACATCTTCCTGTATGTTGTTAAGGTGAGGGATTGGGTTAACATTAAGGGAGCAGAAAACCCAAAGAAAAGTCTGATATTTCTTCCACTCAGGGCAGTATCTCTAACTCCCAAGTTCACTGCTAACACACTTGGTGAAATGAGAAAGATACTTCAATTTGGTAGCAGAGTTTCTGGTCAATAAAAAGCTTTCTGTATATtcatttttgcatatggataaaggacagctacctgtaaaccTTCCATCCTCTCTGGGAGAACAAATCCTTCTGCATTCCCATTTGTAGTCCCTACCCCGTTTATCCCAGTCACCTCCAGCTCCAGCTTTTCCAGAGAGTGACAAGCAGTTATAatcctccctgccttctctccttaAAGGCATCAGCAACATGCATCAAGGATGCCAACACTTTAAAGTGATGGGAATCAATCTGTTCCCTATGCAAGAAGTCATTTGTACAGCTCTTAAGGAGTCTATGAAATGAAGACAAAACAACAGATGTTTCACATGTAGAAAACAGCCAGTAAAATCAGTTTCCAACACCGTGTCATGACGTCACCAACATGTTTAGGTTGAATCACCAGAAAGGCAACAAGCATAAACATGAGCCTCGGCTTTTCAAGGGATCTTGAGTCAAATGTTTCCTCCTCCAAGGTTTCTATTTACCTGTCTCTCCAGGCAAATTTATAAGTTCactttctaaactgcctttgccTTTGAGTAGTGAGAATGCTGTTTTTTATTTGTACGCCCTTTCTTTGAAACGGGatgatgtcttttcattttatttccgaGGTTAGCTTACTGctggtgctcaagaaatgtttgctACTTTTGAAAGTTGATGCTTCTTGAACGCTACGTGCCAGGTACTGTATCCaacattttgcatttattatctcattggTTCCTCACGAAAAATTTATTATCCTCACtctgtgtgagtgtatgtgtgtgtgtgagcaaaaTAAGAGCCAAAGCAGCTAAAATACTGCCAAAGGTCACACTGCTGGTagcagaggtgggatttgaattCAGTACTTTCTGCCTTCAAGGTCAATGTGATTAATGACTATACTGCCTTCAAACTTGATAAGAAAGGACAgagtatataattatttttcacagCATGGTTTCTGATTAATAACTACTCTTCCTAATTGTTTACTCACAAATATGAATGTGTGGGGTGGAGTTTATGGGCTCTGGTGCTGCTATTATTaacaccattttatatttatatataactttatcatttttctaagcactttcacatatattatctcacttgGTTCTCAAAATAACCCAGTGAGGtaagtgaatatattttttttgttttatagatgaagaaacttaggTGCAAATGGTAAATTGAATTGCCACCCTATGAAGTGGCAAGCCGCAAAATTAGAACCCAGGACTCCTGAGTCACATTCCAGGGCGACTTCGGCTAGTTCATGCTGTAGGGTTGGGATTTAAGGAGGTTTTGATTGTGGTGCTTTTGTGGGTTTCAGGAGTGAAGTTTGGGTTACTAAATGTAAAAACTGTTTAACCAAATCTCAGCCCTTGAATGGGAATTAATAAAGCTCCCAGTGTTAAACCGCTGTGGTGGGACTTCTTGATGGTTTCTTCTGCCACTGAGGTTTTTTGTCCCCATCATGCTTTGtagtctctgtctctcctcctcctactggatACCATTAGGGGATAGAATCCATAACTCTCCCCCTGTCTGCTCCTTGGTTTCTCCAGCCTTAAATTGAAAATACCATATTCACTTGTAAAATAGCTTGAGAATACCCAAGTGAATATTATTAACATATGTGATATGTGGGCTGCTACCCTGGAGCAAGGACATTTTCTTCCTATCCAGAAAAAACCCatctgttggggaaaaaaaagtgagattcACACTTGAAACATCTTCACATCGAGCTCCAGAACTGAAAGAGAACTTGGTGGTCTCTACTCTAAAAATCAtaacagagaaaatgaaactcttctgaaataaaaattatgttgtTTAGAACCGTACTTCCTTTCTGCATTAGGGACCTGTGAGGCAGAGACAGAGCAGCAAGGAGGATAAAGGGAGAAACGAAGTGAtaggaagagatgaggaaagaaagaTCTAGCACAGGAAGATCAATGGAAAGGGACTGAAACACAGTCACAGGGAATAAAAAGACCAAGATACACCCTTcaacacagggaaacagacacagagagacagatcCAGAGATTGGAATTCATGACACCAAGTGAACAAGGGGAAAAGGGCTAGAAGACATAGAGATGAAAGGAGGTGAACAAATTAAAAACTGATGGCCTTTAATGGAACACAACACCCTTCAGGCTAACACCAGCAAGGCCATACTGCATTTGAAAGAGGCAACTAGCTCCTAGGACTCCTAGTGTGGCCAGGAGGAAGTCAATCgccttcctctttttcctcctgcaCTTTGCACTCAGGAAGAACACCTGATCGATATGCCCTTTCACTGATACCTGCATATGTTTCCCCTCCAGACTGAATGCTCCTGTTGGGCAGGGGAGGCCCATCTATCCAGGAGGCAGCCATGGTAGCCAGCACCGGGGTCGGGATTAGAGTCCCTGAGGACCTGCTCTGGCTCTGCTGCTGagaagctgtgtgacctggagaaaACTACTTACCCTCCCTGTGTACCCTCGAACTACCTCACAGGGTGGCTGTGAGAATTAGGTGAGCTCTTTTCAAAAATACATGTAAACTGTGGGCAAGGCAGAGGTCAGGGACTATTGTTCTTTCTCTTGGTAGCCCCGCAGCAGTTACCTGCTGTTCAGCTTTTCAACAAACATCTATTGGACTGAAGATGCCCTCGGCCTGGCCTGAGCCAGCTTCCAGGCGGCAGCTTCCTCAGTTTTATCCTGGACTATCTGCAAAAGCAAACTGTGAGTCTAAGAAGCACAGTCACACAGCAAGCACATGGCTTCTGCAAACAGTGACCACAGCTGCGCACTACAGGGAAGTCTTTGCTTTTGTACACAGTGATAATGATTCCTGTCAATAAAAACCATAATTTACACAAAGAACTGATC
This is a stretch of genomic DNA from Camelus bactrianus isolate YW-2024 breed Bactrian camel chromosome 16, ASM4877302v1, whole genome shotgun sequence. It encodes these proteins:
- the TLCD3A gene encoding TLC domain-containing protein 3A isoform X1; the encoded protein is MLLPLAWGSLFFPGLFGLCTWGLRRARPAWTHSDCVMISTRLVSSVQAVLATGSGIIIIRSCRNVVSDRHWLAREYVWFLIPYMIYDAYAMYLCEWYRTGDQNSRHSLTIFRNFLSKNRLMITHHAVILFVLVPVAQRLRGELGDFFVGCIFTAELSTPFVSLGRVLIQLKQQHTLLYKVNGILTLTTFFSCRILLFPFMYWSYGRQQGLSLLQVLFSIPYHCNVANAILIAPQIYWFSLLCKKAARLFDAPPTKKDG
- the TLCD3A gene encoding TLC domain-containing protein 3A isoform X2, whose translation is MLLPLAWGSLFFPGLFGLCTWGLRRARPAWTHSDCVMISTRLVSSVQAVLATGSGIIIIRSCRNVVSDRGLGESLGTSLLAASSRQN